DNA from Roseomonas gilardii subsp. gilardii:
AGGCGGCGGTAATCGGCCAGGCCTGCTTCGCGCCGGGCATGGCCAAGTCCACCTACGGCACCGGCTGCTTCATGCTGCTGAACACCGGCGAGAAGCCGGTCTCCTCGGACAACCGCATGCTGACCACCGTGGCCTATCGCCTCGGCGGCAGGACGGTCTATGCCGAGGAAGGGGCGATCTTCGTCGCCGGCGCCGCGATCAAATGGCTGCGCGACGGCGTGGGGGTGATCACCCATGCCTCGCAGACGGACGACATGGCCACCCGGGTTCCGGACAGCCACGGCGTCTACATGGTGCCGGCCTTCGTGGGCCTGGGCGCGCCGCACTGGGATCCGGAGGCACGCGCCCTGATCTGCGGCCTGACCTTCAGCGCGACGGCGGCGCATCTGGCGCGGGCGGCGCTGGAATCCGTGGCCTTCCAGACGCTCGACCTCGCCGGGGCGATGCAGCGGGATGGCGCCGGACAACTGAAGACCATCCGGGTCGATGGCGGCATGTCGGCGAATGACTGGTTCTGCCAGTTCCTGGCCGACATGCTGCAGGCCGAGGTGGAGCGCCCCGCCTGCCTGGAGACCACCTCCATGGGGGCCGCCTTCCTGGCCGGCCTCGCGGTCGGTGTCTGGAAGGACTTGGACGAGGTCGCCGCCACCTGGAAGCGGGGGGCTGTCTTCAAGCCGCGCATGGATGGGGAGCAGCGGACCCGCATGATCGCGGGGTGGAAGGATGCCCTGAAGCGCACCCTTCCGGCGAAATAGTCTCCCGCCCCCTCACCCGGGGGAGAAGTTTGTGGATAACGGGGATATTGACTGTGGAGTCCCACGCACAGGCTGCGTGATCCCCGCCACAGGGCTCACAACCCCGTCCCGGGAACGGCCGGCTCAGCCGGAGCTGCCGTTCCCGCCCTTTCCGTCCTGCTGCTTCTGGTCCTGCTTCTCGGCGGCATGGCGGCGATGGACGCCCACGGCACAGCCCGCCGCGGCGCCCGCCACGGCATGGCCTTTGCCGACGAAATGCCCCGCCACCGCGCCCACCGCACCGTCCTTGATGCAGCCGCCTTCCTTGGCCGAGGCTGGGGCGCTCAGTGGCGGTGCGGATAGCAGGCCGAGCCCCAGCAGTGGGGCCGCGAGGGCGGAGAGGGTGATACGACGACGCATGCAGCGGTCCTCCGAAGCTCTTTGCCTGGAAGCAACGCCGCACGGGGCGGGCGGGGTGATTGCCGCCGGATGAAGCCCGCGACATCCGCCGCCGGAAGGACCTCCCCCGGCGGCGGACCGGTCAGGCCCAGCGGATGTCGTAGAACTGCGGCAGCCCGCTGCGCATCCCCGTCAGCTTCGCGCTGAACACGGTCTGCGGGTAATAGGCGCCGAGCGGCAGGTAGGTCGGCTCCCGCATGAAGTCGGCCTGGATCTCCCGGCAGATGCGCTTCTGCTCGGCCTCGTCCGGCGCGTCGAACCATTGCTGGCGCAGCTCCTCCAGCTTCGGCGCTTTCGGCCAACCGAACCAGGCTTTGTCGCCGTTGCCGCGTAGGCCGAGATGGCTCGCCGGGTCGAAGTTGTTGGTGCCGGTCAGGTTGGTGATGAAGGCGTTCCAGCCGCCCTGGGCGGGCGGGTCCTTCTTCGCGCGGCGCTGCACCACCGTGCCCCAGTCCGTCGTCTGGAGGTCCAGCTTCATGCCCGCGCGGCGCATCATGTCGGCGACCACGAGGCCCGCCGCGTTCTGGTCCGGATAGTCGGTCGCCACCAGCAGAGCCACAGCCTCCCCCTTGTAGCCGGCGGCGGCGAGGTCGCGCTTCACCTTGTCCATGTCGCGCGGGCTGGCGAGCGCCTCCATCCCCGCATCGTTGGCGAAGGGCGTGCCGGGGCTGAAGACGCCGACATTGTCCTTCCACATGCTGCGGTCCTCGCCGGCGATGGACATCATCACGTCGCTCTGGCTCACCCCGCCCAGCAGGGCACGGCGGATCGCGGGATTGTCGAAGGGCGGATGCAGCGTGTTGAAGCGCATGATGGCCATGTTGCCGGAGGGGTCCAGCATCGAGCTCTTCAGGCCGCGGTTGCCCTTCAGCAGCGGCATCAGATCCGCCGTCGGCGTCTGCCACCAGTCGGCCTCGCCGTTCAGCATGGCATTCGCGGCGGTGGAGGCATCGGGGATGACCCGCCACTCGATCCGGTCGAAATGGGCGCGCTTCGGCCCGGCGGTGAAGCTGGGCGTGCCGTCGGCGCGCGGCACATAGCCTTCGAACCGCTCATAGACCGCGAGCGAACCGGCGACATGCTCGCTGGCCTTGTAGCGGAAGGGGCCGCTGCCGACCATCTCGTCCACGCGGGTGAAGGGGTCGGTCTTGGCCAGGCGCTCCGGCATGATCGCCGGCATCGAGGTGCCGGTCTTGCCCAGGGCGTTCGGCAGCAGGGGGAAGGGCTTCTTCAGCCGGAAGCGGAAGCGCCGGTCGTCGACGACGGAGAGCTCGTCCGTCGCGGCCATCAGCGCGGCGGCGAAGGCATCGCGCGCGGCGATGCGGCGGATGCTGGTGACGGCGTCGATGGCGCGCACCGGCTCGCCATCATGGAACTTCATTCCTTCGCGCAGCGTCAGGGTCCAGAGCCTGCCGTCATTCTCGACGACATGCCCCTCCACCATCTGCGGCTGCATCGCATAGCTCTCGTCCTGGCCATAGAGCGTGTCGAAGACGAGATAGCCATGGTTGCGGGTGACGGTGGCGGTGGTCCACATCGGGTCCAGCACCGTTGAGTCGCTCTCAGGGATGAAGCGCAGCAGCTTGTTCTCCGCGCCCAGGCCGAGGCGTGGCATGGACAGCGCCCCGAAGGCGCCCATCGCTGCGGTGGCGGAAAGGAACTGGCGTCGCTGCATGGCAAGGGGATTCCCATTTTCCCGGAATGGCCGGTCAAGGGGAATGGCATTCCCCGCCCGGATGTGACGGCGCCATGCTTCCTCTCCTGCCGTGCCGGCCGCAAGGGGGATGGCGTGGATCGCGATCCGTCTGCCGCCGTGCAGGCTACACGCCGGGCGGGCGCTGCTTGGACAGGACGTGGCGGATCTTGCGGGCCAGGGCCTCCCGCGTATAGGGCTTGGACAGGAGCTCGACCCCCGGGTCCAGCCGGCCGCCATGGACGATGCCGTTCTCGGTGTAGCCCGAGGTGAAGAGCACGGCGATGCCGGGCAGCCTTTCCCGCGCCTTGCGGGCCAGTTCCGGACTGCGCAGCGTCCCCGGCATGACGACGTCGGTGAAGAGCAGGTCCACGGCGGCCCCGCTCTCGATCACGGTCAGGGCGCTGGCGGCGTCGCGTGCCGTCAGGATCTGGTAGCCCAGATCGTTCAGCATCTCCACCACCGTGGCCCGGACGCTGTCGTCGTCCTCGACCACCAGCACGGTCTCCCGGCCCCCGGCGATGGGGGTGGTTTCCAGCGAGACGGGCTGATCCTCGCCCTGGTGCGCGCGGGGCAGATAGAGCCGGACGACGGTGCCCTGGCCCGGCTCGCTGTAGATCTTCACATGGCCGCCTGACTGCTTGACGAAGCCGTGCACCATGGAAAGGCCGAGCCCACTCCCCTTGCCGTCGGGCTTGGTGGAGAAGAAGGGCTCGAAGGCCTGCCGCACCACCTCCGGCGGCATGCCGCTGCCCGTGTCGCTCACGGCCAGGAGCACGTACTGCCCGGGCACGACATCGGCGTGCAGCCGCGCATAGTCGGCATCCAGCATGGCGTTGCCGGCCTCGATGGTGATGCGGCCGCAGCCCGCCATCGCGTCCCGCGCGTTGATGGCGAGATTGAGCAGCGCGTTCTCCAGCTGCGTCGGGTCGATCAGGGTGTTCCACAGCCCGCCGGACACGACCGTCTCGATCTCGATCGCATCGCCCAGGCTGCGGCGCAGCATGTCCTCCATGCCGGCGATCAGCCGTCCGACATTGACCACCTTCGGCTCCAGCGGCTGGCGCCGCCCGAAGGCGAGGAGCTGGGCGGCGAGCTTGGCGCCGCGCTGCACACCGGCCATGGCGTTGGCGAGGCGGCGCTCC
Protein-coding regions in this window:
- a CDS encoding ABC transporter substrate-binding protein: MQRRQFLSATAAMGAFGALSMPRLGLGAENKLLRFIPESDSTVLDPMWTTATVTRNHGYLVFDTLYGQDESYAMQPQMVEGHVVENDGRLWTLTLREGMKFHDGEPVRAIDAVTSIRRIAARDAFAAALMAATDELSVVDDRRFRFRLKKPFPLLPNALGKTGTSMPAIMPERLAKTDPFTRVDEMVGSGPFRYKASEHVAGSLAVYERFEGYVPRADGTPSFTAGPKRAHFDRIEWRVIPDASTAANAMLNGEADWWQTPTADLMPLLKGNRGLKSSMLDPSGNMAIMRFNTLHPPFDNPAIRRALLGGVSQSDVMMSIAGEDRSMWKDNVGVFSPGTPFANDAGMEALASPRDMDKVKRDLAAAGYKGEAVALLVATDYPDQNAAGLVVADMMRRAGMKLDLQTTDWGTVVQRRAKKDPPAQGGWNAFITNLTGTNNFDPASHLGLRGNGDKAWFGWPKAPKLEELRQQWFDAPDEAEQKRICREIQADFMREPTYLPLGAYYPQTVFSAKLTGMRSGLPQFYDIRWA
- the glpK gene encoding glycerol kinase GlpK, with protein sequence MSEARHVLSIDQGTTSTRSIVFDAGANPVAIARREFAQHYPDDGWVEHEPEDIWRDVVDTVREALDHAGLTDGAGVAAIGITNQRETVVLWERATGRPVHRAIVWQDRRTAALCAGLKQEGAEELVRARTGLLLDPYFSATKLAWLLDNLPGMRERAERGELAFGTIDCFLLWRLTGGKVHATDATNASRTLLFDIHRQCWDAGLLKLFRIPEALLPEVRDNSTVFGETDPALFGRAIPIAGMAGDQQAAVIGQACFAPGMAKSTYGTGCFMLLNTGEKPVSSDNRMLTTVAYRLGGRTVYAEEGAIFVAGAAIKWLRDGVGVITHASQTDDMATRVPDSHGVYMVPAFVGLGAPHWDPEARALICGLTFSATAAHLARAALESVAFQTLDLAGAMQRDGAGQLKTIRVDGGMSANDWFCQFLADMLQAEVERPACLETTSMGAAFLAGLAVGVWKDLDEVAATWKRGAVFKPRMDGEQRTRMIAGWKDALKRTLPAK